In Glycine soja cultivar W05 chromosome 10, ASM419377v2, whole genome shotgun sequence, the genomic stretch GCTTTGTTTCATTCTATTGCGAAATCTGGTTTTTCTATCTAGGAAAAAACTGCTTTCTATCTTGTGTCTTATTTTCGATAGAAGGATCACACAAGTTAAGCCTGTGAACTAGCTAATTTTAAGCAACTAAAAATGATAGCATGAATGAGAAGTGGTATCTGAAAATATTGCCGCtaatttttttcacataaacTTGCAATATCGCCGCATTGTTTGTGGATaatcactttttattttgtttcaccaCTATCTTCTCGTCAGTTCTTGATATAATCCTAAAAGTCAATCTGTTAAAGTATTTACAGTTGGGATTTGTAGCTTTATCCATTAGACTATAACGTTTATGATGTTTTTTCTTGAATGGTTGGGGAAAGGGGGTGGAACTAAAGAATTGTTTGAATTGTCTCTCTCTAGTGATTCGAAGAAATCATGGAAGGAATGCTGCATGCAAAGCAATGCCTGTTTCAATAAGATGTGAGCAAAGTACCCAGGAAGGGAACAGTTTAGATGTGTGGCTAGGCCGGCTAGCCATGGTTGGGTTTGCAGTAGCCATCACTGTTGAAATTGCTACCGGGAAGGGACTCCTAGAGGTACGATACAGTATATACTATCTAGTAACTAGTGGATTCTTACTTCAGGCATGACTTAGACGGCAAGCACTTGTCTACAACTTTCAGTCATGATACAATTTATCATTTTCGTCAAATGATTAATTGGCTTTCGCCTCCTTTTTTTATAATCCTCTACCTGTTTGAAGTTTACTTTGATATTCTAACTGTAATACACTAATACGTTaatctttctctctcctttacTTCATTGAGCTTGTGGTATCCACTGGTAAAATAAgctcaagtgttttttttttcattattattgtcCTCGTTGGTAATAACTTAATCTGAGTAACTGTTCATGATCTTTTAAACTATTAAGTTCAAAATCAAGCATATGGGTTCACATAACTTAACTAATTCTAAGCTTTATGAAGTTCTGATGCTCCTTACTcctatccccccccccccccccctgcCCAATTCTAGAGATTATTAACGATCCATTGCAAAAGAATAACAGTATTCCTTTACTTTGATTTTGCAGAACTTTGGACTCACAAGTCCACTGCCTACAGTTGCCCTTGCAGTAACAGCACTTGTGGGTGTCTTGACGGCTGTTTTTATCTTCCAGTCAGCCTCAAAGAACTAATCACATATTCCGACTCCTTGTGTTTGTTGTAAATTCTGAAGCTCAGAGATTTCATTTTGGGAGATTAATTTTATCATCCTTTTCTGTAATATTTGTTTCGATGAAAAGAATTGGCAATGAAGCCTGAAAAATCAAAGTAACTACGTGTTAAATATAGTATGACCTCAGCTTTCCCTGTTGCCTTCATCCATGTCAAACTTTAGTTTTGTGAATTGTGTTGTCCTCGTAGCATAAGTTGAGAATTAAGGAGGGTTTTCACTTAATATCGTGAAGAGTTTGCAATCAGCATAATGCATTACTCACACAACTAAAATTGGCACGGAAGAATATCCTGCTACACAAGAGAATAAACAACTCTTTACAGTATATACAACTAATGATCCTGCAACCAGTAGTCTGTTTGTTTGGGGGCACAACTGTTATTGTCAATATCATGACTCAACCTAAAAATGAGAGTTTAATGCAGAGCTATTATAATGTGTTTCGTTCTTAATGATCAGATTTTAATGCGCAGAGTATATAATACAGAGACGTTAGCTTTACTATCTAGGATGTTGGAGGACAAAGCAAGGTAATAATAAGTCTTTTGCCTTCACGTACCAATAGTTTTGTGAGCAGATAGAGTTAAATGACTCAACTTAATTGTTTCAAGTTCAAGATTACAACTTAATTGATTCCATCACCTTTTTCACCTTCTGGATTGGCCAATCctaaaggtaaaaaaaacacTCTGAATtggtgcaggaagcaattttCGGGGTGTAGAAAGCAACTGTCTTGTTGCAGTATCTTGTAA encodes the following:
- the LOC114369620 gene encoding stress enhanced protein 1, chloroplastic-like, with translation MALVQPSASLSISFRDARVFTAPKCSPTTHFPHRNLVPTRASFIAGSPLLIRRNHGRNAACKAMPVSIRCEQSTQEGNSLDVWLGRLAMVGFAVAITVEIATGKGLLENFGLTSPLPTVALAVTALVGVLTAVFIFQSASKN